The Puntigrus tetrazona isolate hp1 chromosome 16, ASM1883169v1, whole genome shotgun sequence genome includes a region encoding these proteins:
- the LOC122360332 gene encoding ETS1-related protein isoform X2: MEMYQAGFYTEDFRTQEVPGGFDFSSYDCSGEDLSFLLDSKGPAQQQYPETYSEPQKEHLHSSKVNSTDSGLFNLDSFPEFSCWASYTNIPEGMVADRQQVAFQETNQTYQNLVPLCAPAQSSPFSPGMDTSSHYQPGKGPNHRGASGTVNLDHLGDNERTYALYEAEQQSRPSYWSDYPSPGYCTSMLGQPASSSSPPVTKSSEQFCPRVAKRRNAPSQRSDREGEMTPMSAYPGSGPIQLWQFLLELLLDSACHTFISWTGDGWEFKMSDPAEVAKRWGQCKNKPKMNYEKLSRGLRYYYHKNIIHKTAGKRYVYRFVCDVQGMLGKTAHEVFASLNVSPSNGASPQSVVNTARSEETTESWAH; this comes from the exons ATGGAAATGTATCAAGCTGGATTTTACACAGAAGACTTCAGAACTCAGGAGGTTCCTGGTGGATTTGACTTCAGCTCATATG ACTGCAGTGGTGAAGACCTGTCCTTTTTATTAGACAGCAAAGGACCTGCCCAACAGCAGTATCCAGAAACATATTCAGAGCCCCAGAAGGAGCATTTGCACAGTTCTAAAG TCAACTCCACTGATTCTGGACTCTTTAATCTGGACTCCTTTCCTGAGTTTAGCTGCTGGGCGTCCTATACTAATA TTCCAGAAGGAATGGTAGCAGACAGGCAGCAGGTTGCCTTTCAAGAAACAAATCAAACCTACCAGAACCTCGTCCCTCTATGCGCTCCAGCACAAAGCAGTCCGTTCAGCCCAGGGATGGACACCAGCAGCCATTACCAACCTGGGAAAGGTCCAAACCACAGAGGAGCATCCGGTACCGTCAATCTGGACCATTTGG GTGATAATGAGAGAACATATGCCTTGTATGAGGCAGAGCAGCAGAGCAGACCTTCATATTGGTCTGATTATCCATCACCCGGTTACTGCACTTCCATGCTGGGACAGCCTGCATCCTCTTCATCGCCTCCGGTTACTAAATCCTCTGAGCAGTTCTGTCCCCGTGTGGCCAAAAGGCGCAACGCACCATCTCAAAGATCAGACAGAGAGGGTGAGATGACACCCATGTCTGCCTATCCAG GATCCGGGCCAATCCAGCTTTGGCAGTTTCTTCTTGAACTTCTGCTGGATTCTGCTTGCCACACGTTTATTAGCTGGACTGGAGATGGCTGGGAGTTTAAAATGTCCGATCCTGCAGAG GTGGCGAAGCGGTGGGGCCAGTGTAAGAACAAGCCAAAAATGAACTACGAGAAGTTGAGTCGTGGCCTGCGCTACTACTACCATAAAAACATCATTCACAAAACGGCAGGGAAGCGCTACGTCTACCGTTTCGTATGTGATGTGCAAGGAATGCTTGGGAAAACCGCACACGAGGTCTTTGCAAGTCTAAACGTCTCACCGTCAAATGGCGCATCTCCACAGTCTGTTGTAAACACAGCCAGATCGGAGGAAACTACAGAGTCCTGGGCGCATTAG
- the LOC122360332 gene encoding ETS1-related protein isoform X1, with the protein MEMYQAGFYTEDFRTQEVPGGFDFSSYDCSGEDLSFLLDSKGPAQQQYPETYSEPQKEHLHSSKGLTLAVNSTDSGLFNLDSFPEFSCWASYTNIPEGMVADRQQVAFQETNQTYQNLVPLCAPAQSSPFSPGMDTSSHYQPGKGPNHRGASGTVNLDHLGDNERTYALYEAEQQSRPSYWSDYPSPGYCTSMLGQPASSSSPPVTKSSEQFCPRVAKRRNAPSQRSDREGEMTPMSAYPGSGPIQLWQFLLELLLDSACHTFISWTGDGWEFKMSDPAEVAKRWGQCKNKPKMNYEKLSRGLRYYYHKNIIHKTAGKRYVYRFVCDVQGMLGKTAHEVFASLNVSPSNGASPQSVVNTARSEETTESWAH; encoded by the exons ATGGAAATGTATCAAGCTGGATTTTACACAGAAGACTTCAGAACTCAGGAGGTTCCTGGTGGATTTGACTTCAGCTCATATG ACTGCAGTGGTGAAGACCTGTCCTTTTTATTAGACAGCAAAGGACCTGCCCAACAGCAGTATCCAGAAACATATTCAGAGCCCCAGAAGGAGCATTTGCACAGTTCTAAAG GTCTTACTCTTGCAGTCAACTCCACTGATTCTGGACTCTTTAATCTGGACTCCTTTCCTGAGTTTAGCTGCTGGGCGTCCTATACTAATA TTCCAGAAGGAATGGTAGCAGACAGGCAGCAGGTTGCCTTTCAAGAAACAAATCAAACCTACCAGAACCTCGTCCCTCTATGCGCTCCAGCACAAAGCAGTCCGTTCAGCCCAGGGATGGACACCAGCAGCCATTACCAACCTGGGAAAGGTCCAAACCACAGAGGAGCATCCGGTACCGTCAATCTGGACCATTTGG GTGATAATGAGAGAACATATGCCTTGTATGAGGCAGAGCAGCAGAGCAGACCTTCATATTGGTCTGATTATCCATCACCCGGTTACTGCACTTCCATGCTGGGACAGCCTGCATCCTCTTCATCGCCTCCGGTTACTAAATCCTCTGAGCAGTTCTGTCCCCGTGTGGCCAAAAGGCGCAACGCACCATCTCAAAGATCAGACAGAGAGGGTGAGATGACACCCATGTCTGCCTATCCAG GATCCGGGCCAATCCAGCTTTGGCAGTTTCTTCTTGAACTTCTGCTGGATTCTGCTTGCCACACGTTTATTAGCTGGACTGGAGATGGCTGGGAGTTTAAAATGTCCGATCCTGCAGAG GTGGCGAAGCGGTGGGGCCAGTGTAAGAACAAGCCAAAAATGAACTACGAGAAGTTGAGTCGTGGCCTGCGCTACTACTACCATAAAAACATCATTCACAAAACGGCAGGGAAGCGCTACGTCTACCGTTTCGTATGTGATGTGCAAGGAATGCTTGGGAAAACCGCACACGAGGTCTTTGCAAGTCTAAACGTCTCACCGTCAAATGGCGCATCTCCACAGTCTGTTGTAAACACAGCCAGATCGGAGGAAACTACAGAGTCCTGGGCGCATTAG
- the LOC122360332 gene encoding ETS1-related protein isoform X3, translating to MEMYQAGFYTEDFRTQEVPGGFDFSSYDSKGPAQQQYPETYSEPQKEHLHSSKGLTLAVNSTDSGLFNLDSFPEFSCWASYTNIPEGMVADRQQVAFQETNQTYQNLVPLCAPAQSSPFSPGMDTSSHYQPGKGPNHRGASGTVNLDHLGDNERTYALYEAEQQSRPSYWSDYPSPGYCTSMLGQPASSSSPPVTKSSEQFCPRVAKRRNAPSQRSDREGEMTPMSAYPGSGPIQLWQFLLELLLDSACHTFISWTGDGWEFKMSDPAEVAKRWGQCKNKPKMNYEKLSRGLRYYYHKNIIHKTAGKRYVYRFVCDVQGMLGKTAHEVFASLNVSPSNGASPQSVVNTARSEETTESWAH from the exons ATGGAAATGTATCAAGCTGGATTTTACACAGAAGACTTCAGAACTCAGGAGGTTCCTGGTGGATTTGACTTCAGCTCATATG ACAGCAAAGGACCTGCCCAACAGCAGTATCCAGAAACATATTCAGAGCCCCAGAAGGAGCATTTGCACAGTTCTAAAG GTCTTACTCTTGCAGTCAACTCCACTGATTCTGGACTCTTTAATCTGGACTCCTTTCCTGAGTTTAGCTGCTGGGCGTCCTATACTAATA TTCCAGAAGGAATGGTAGCAGACAGGCAGCAGGTTGCCTTTCAAGAAACAAATCAAACCTACCAGAACCTCGTCCCTCTATGCGCTCCAGCACAAAGCAGTCCGTTCAGCCCAGGGATGGACACCAGCAGCCATTACCAACCTGGGAAAGGTCCAAACCACAGAGGAGCATCCGGTACCGTCAATCTGGACCATTTGG GTGATAATGAGAGAACATATGCCTTGTATGAGGCAGAGCAGCAGAGCAGACCTTCATATTGGTCTGATTATCCATCACCCGGTTACTGCACTTCCATGCTGGGACAGCCTGCATCCTCTTCATCGCCTCCGGTTACTAAATCCTCTGAGCAGTTCTGTCCCCGTGTGGCCAAAAGGCGCAACGCACCATCTCAAAGATCAGACAGAGAGGGTGAGATGACACCCATGTCTGCCTATCCAG GATCCGGGCCAATCCAGCTTTGGCAGTTTCTTCTTGAACTTCTGCTGGATTCTGCTTGCCACACGTTTATTAGCTGGACTGGAGATGGCTGGGAGTTTAAAATGTCCGATCCTGCAGAG GTGGCGAAGCGGTGGGGCCAGTGTAAGAACAAGCCAAAAATGAACTACGAGAAGTTGAGTCGTGGCCTGCGCTACTACTACCATAAAAACATCATTCACAAAACGGCAGGGAAGCGCTACGTCTACCGTTTCGTATGTGATGTGCAAGGAATGCTTGGGAAAACCGCACACGAGGTCTTTGCAAGTCTAAACGTCTCACCGTCAAATGGCGCATCTCCACAGTCTGTTGTAAACACAGCCAGATCGGAGGAAACTACAGAGTCCTGGGCGCATTAG
- the LOC122360332 gene encoding ETS1-related protein isoform X4 → MEMYQAGFYTEDFRTQEVPGGFDFSSYDSKGPAQQQYPETYSEPQKEHLHSSKVNSTDSGLFNLDSFPEFSCWASYTNIPEGMVADRQQVAFQETNQTYQNLVPLCAPAQSSPFSPGMDTSSHYQPGKGPNHRGASGTVNLDHLGDNERTYALYEAEQQSRPSYWSDYPSPGYCTSMLGQPASSSSPPVTKSSEQFCPRVAKRRNAPSQRSDREGEMTPMSAYPGSGPIQLWQFLLELLLDSACHTFISWTGDGWEFKMSDPAEVAKRWGQCKNKPKMNYEKLSRGLRYYYHKNIIHKTAGKRYVYRFVCDVQGMLGKTAHEVFASLNVSPSNGASPQSVVNTARSEETTESWAH, encoded by the exons ATGGAAATGTATCAAGCTGGATTTTACACAGAAGACTTCAGAACTCAGGAGGTTCCTGGTGGATTTGACTTCAGCTCATATG ACAGCAAAGGACCTGCCCAACAGCAGTATCCAGAAACATATTCAGAGCCCCAGAAGGAGCATTTGCACAGTTCTAAAG TCAACTCCACTGATTCTGGACTCTTTAATCTGGACTCCTTTCCTGAGTTTAGCTGCTGGGCGTCCTATACTAATA TTCCAGAAGGAATGGTAGCAGACAGGCAGCAGGTTGCCTTTCAAGAAACAAATCAAACCTACCAGAACCTCGTCCCTCTATGCGCTCCAGCACAAAGCAGTCCGTTCAGCCCAGGGATGGACACCAGCAGCCATTACCAACCTGGGAAAGGTCCAAACCACAGAGGAGCATCCGGTACCGTCAATCTGGACCATTTGG GTGATAATGAGAGAACATATGCCTTGTATGAGGCAGAGCAGCAGAGCAGACCTTCATATTGGTCTGATTATCCATCACCCGGTTACTGCACTTCCATGCTGGGACAGCCTGCATCCTCTTCATCGCCTCCGGTTACTAAATCCTCTGAGCAGTTCTGTCCCCGTGTGGCCAAAAGGCGCAACGCACCATCTCAAAGATCAGACAGAGAGGGTGAGATGACACCCATGTCTGCCTATCCAG GATCCGGGCCAATCCAGCTTTGGCAGTTTCTTCTTGAACTTCTGCTGGATTCTGCTTGCCACACGTTTATTAGCTGGACTGGAGATGGCTGGGAGTTTAAAATGTCCGATCCTGCAGAG GTGGCGAAGCGGTGGGGCCAGTGTAAGAACAAGCCAAAAATGAACTACGAGAAGTTGAGTCGTGGCCTGCGCTACTACTACCATAAAAACATCATTCACAAAACGGCAGGGAAGCGCTACGTCTACCGTTTCGTATGTGATGTGCAAGGAATGCTTGGGAAAACCGCACACGAGGTCTTTGCAAGTCTAAACGTCTCACCGTCAAATGGCGCATCTCCACAGTCTGTTGTAAACACAGCCAGATCGGAGGAAACTACAGAGTCCTGGGCGCATTAG
- the caspa gene encoding caspase a encodes MEKSIKEHLEDTFNDLGSREMKNFKSKLCDRKKAAGIRKAKLEKVEDAMDLADLMVSTFTSTGAVPVALEILEAIGCNEEAAELKGKTGLSAAQSMDALDGPGLSAAQSMDGPELSVPASEDVGPGHSGNALSDDWHKQLHLALCSQQFKNKMMKENGEEIYEVKEKSVRKRLALLINNIDFDDKDMTRRGADRDEENLEWLLKELDYQVVKYRNLSAKEIEKAVKDFARREEHKHSDSTFVVIMSHGQRDAILGVHYSALNPSDTFPVDQIYRSLNTENCPGLRNKPKVILIQACRGGESGRIWATEGDVEGDDFVHKEKDFISLMSCTPDTKSYRHVENGTFYVQYLVDVLMKHAHEDHIEELFRKVIRRFDTADTMGRYRQMACKNRASLPKLFYLFPGL; translated from the exons ATGGAGAAAAGTATCAAGGAGCATCTGGAGGATACGTTTAACGACCTGGGGAGTCGCGAGATGAAGAACTTCAAAAGCAAACTGTGCGATCGGAAGAAAGCGGCGGGAATCCGAAAAGCCAAACTCGAAAAAGTTGAAGACGCTATGGATCTCGCCGATTTAATGGTGAGCACTTTCACGTCGACTGGAGCGGTTCCTGTAGCTTTAGAAATTTTAGAGGCTATTGGCTGTAATGAAGAAGCGGCGGAGCTCAAAGGGAAGACCG GTTTATCTGCGGCTCAGTCAATGGATGCATTGGATGGACCAG GTTTATCTGCTGCTCAGTCAATGGATGGACCAG AATTATCTGTGCCTGCCTCGGAGGATGTAGGACCAGGTCACAGTGGGAATGCTCTGTCTGATGACTGGCATAAACAATTGCATCTTGCTTTATGCAGCcagcaatttaaaaacaaaatgatgaaagaaaatgGAGAGGAG ATTTACGAAGTAAAAGAAAAGTCTGTAAGAAAACGTCTAGCCCTGCTCATCAACAACATAGATTTTGATGATAAGGACATGACAAGGAGAGGGGCggacagagatgaagaaaaCTTGGAATGGCTCTTAAAGGAGCTGGATTATCAAGTTGTCAAGTACAGAAATCTCTCTGCAAAG GAAATTGAGAAAGCAGTCAAGGACTTTGCTCGACGTGAAGAACATAAACATTCTGACAGCACCTTCGTGGTTATAATGTCCCACGGTCAAAGGGATGCCATATTGGGTGTCCATTATTCAGCGCTCAATCCCTCGGATACCTTCCCTGTGGATCAGATCTACCGCAGTCTGAACACTGAGAATTGTCCAGGTCTGCGAAATAAACCGAAGGTTATTCTTATCCAAGCCTGCAGAGGAG GAGAGAGCGGACGCATATGGGCCACTGAGGGTGATGTCGAGGGTGATGACTTTGTGCACAAAGAGAAAGACTTCATTTCTCTGATGTCCTGCACCCCGG ACACCAAATCTTACAGGCATGTTGAAAATGGAACATTTTACGTTCAATACTTAGTGGATGTGTTAATGAAACATGCGCATGAGGATCACATCGAGGAACTGTTCCGAAAG gTTATTCGACGCTTTGACACAGCAGATACGATGGGGCGCTACCGGCAAATGGCATGTAAAAACAGAGCGTCGCTGCCAAAGTTGTTCTACCTGTTCCCTGGACTCTGA
- the LOC122360334 gene encoding apoptosis-associated speck-like protein containing a CARD, which produces MAKSVKDHLQDIFDDLGAGGQKKFKSKLLDWKSEPRVRRAAIEKIEDSIDLAELMVNTFTTSGAVAVTIDILRAIGCNEQANDLTESTGQKASNVPSAETGAPSAEDFIDKNRTELINRVSNVDGVLDELLQMRIITEEAYSDIRSEKTSQSKMRLLLSGPIKSAGRKGKEALYKALKKVEPCLTEDLE; this is translated from the exons ATGGCGAAATCTGTTAAGGATCACCtgcaagatatttttgatgatctTGGAGCGGGAGGTCagaaaaagtttaaaagcaaaTTGCTCGACTGGAAGTCAGAACCTCGCGTGCGACGAGCTGCTATCGAAAAGATCGAGGATTCCATAGATCTCGCAGAACTGATGGTGAACACTTTCACTACGTCTGGCGCTGTTGCCGTAACAATCGACATTTTACGGGCTATTGGCTGCAACGAACAAGCAAATGATCTCACTGAAAGCACGGGACAAA AAGCTTCAAATGTTCCTTCAGCGGAAACAGGCGCTCCATCTGctg AGGACTTTATCGATAAGAATCGCACGGAGCTGATAAATCGAGTGAGTAACGTAGACGGCGTCCTGGATGAACTTCTTCAGATGAGAATCATCACAGAGGAGGCCTACAGCGACATCCGTTCGGAGAAAACCTCACAAAGCAAGATGAGGTTATTATTAAGTGGTCCGATTAAATCCGCTGGCAGGAAAGGGAAAGAAGCTTTATACAAAGCTCTCAAGAAAGTTGAGCCCTGCTTGACAGAAGATCTGGAGTGA
- the si:ch211-225p5.8 gene encoding sodium channel subunit beta-1, with product MALGMISFLALCIFFIQVPQGQTGCAEVDSMTEAVAGEGFLLGCISCKRREEVPGSAIVDWHYKAAGSEEFIQIFQYEYNNPTILHENFEGRLEWQGTMGTKDVQIGSVFLHNVTYNDSGTYLCTFHRTLYHVLDEVDVVITKEVELTVVEKANPELTAVISEIMMYVLIAVLQLWMIAVLIYCYRKIYAENEAREARKAARSQSKLVESKDPCDGIYLE from the exons ATGGCACTGGGAATGATTTCGTTTTTGGCTCTCTGCATCTTTTTTATTCAAG TGCCACAGGGCCAAACTGGATGTGCTGAAGTAGACTCCATGACAGAAGCTGTGGCTGGCGAAGGCTTTCTGCTGGGTTGCATTTCTTGCAAAAGGAGAGAAGAAGTTCCTGGTTCTGCTATTGTTGATTGGCACTACAAAGCAGCCGGATCTGAAGAGTTCATCCAG atttTTCAGTATGAATATAATAACCCCACTATTCTTCATGAAAACTTTGAGGGAAGATTAGAGTGGCAAGGAACTATGGGGACGAAGGATGTGCAGATTGGTTCGGTCTTTCTTCACAATGTGACGTATAATGACAGTGGGACTTACCTCTGTACCTTCCACCGAACGCTGTACCATGTTCTGGATGAGGTAGATGTGGTAATAACTAAAGAGGTGGAACTCACGGTTGTGGAAAAAG CAAACCCTGAGCTGACGGCTGTGATTTCTGAGATCATGATGTACGTGTTGATCGCAGTCCTGCAGCTGTGGATGATTGCAGTGCTGATTTACTGCTATAGGAAGATCTACGCTGAGAACGAAGCTCGAGAGGCCAGAAAAGCTGCACGCTCTCAAAGCAA ACTTGTTGAATCGAAGGACCCTTGCGATggcatttatttggaataa